The proteins below are encoded in one region of bacterium:
- a CDS encoding B12-binding domain-containing radical SAM protein — protein sequence MANKEITLFYPLINETPSYPPLGLLAISAPLLENGYQVNIINANIEDNFEERLLALSKKSLCLGISLILGNQVKSGYRVTCLIKKHLPNLPIVWGGWFPTLMYEQILQDKKIDFIIRGQGELAFLELVKSLENKEDFKKIPSLVYRKGQEIKVNEIQFIKDIKPINRKAYDLIPVERHIQKSFDGQSRILGYVSSIGCYGRCAFCCVPLTFGRNRYYALKVEQVVDDLKYLVSRFKVNRINILDFNFFIHRRRAKEILKSICEEGLNITWEANIRVDQVLHLDEELLLYMKKSGLGLLYLGAESGSNKILDLIQKDITFSDIERCNTILKKYDIRPSYSFIVGMMKEDGFKDLEKTFDLVLRLKNIHPNCLISIHHYSPWPGTYGFEMAKEHGFKPPLNLLEWTKFKTEEVVVPWTNLRYEMKVVRFFQYYLEILYPPFSTLKLVKKFKLEFVYNFLKLTTSLRIKYKFYHLDLIWGLILIYKLLKKCYKKIKYYFLFKGYHESC from the coding sequence TGAAGAAAGACTCCTGGCTCTATCTAAAAAATCTCTTTGTTTAGGAATAAGCTTAATTTTAGGAAATCAAGTTAAGAGTGGCTACCGGGTTACTTGCCTTATAAAAAAACATCTTCCTAACTTACCTATAGTTTGGGGAGGATGGTTTCCTACCTTGATGTATGAACAAATACTCCAAGACAAGAAGATTGACTTTATTATTAGAGGTCAAGGAGAACTGGCCTTCTTGGAATTAGTGAAGTCTTTGGAAAATAAGGAGGACTTTAAAAAGATACCATCCTTAGTCTATAGAAAAGGTCAGGAGATCAAAGTTAATGAAATACAATTTATCAAAGATATAAAACCTATCAATCGAAAAGCATACGACTTAATACCAGTAGAAAGACATATTCAAAAAAGTTTTGATGGTCAGTCTCGAATTTTAGGTTATGTTTCAAGTATTGGTTGTTACGGAAGATGTGCTTTTTGTTGCGTTCCTCTTACCTTTGGAAGGAATAGATATTATGCTTTAAAGGTAGAACAAGTAGTTGATGACTTGAAATATTTAGTCTCTCGATTTAAAGTAAATCGGATAAATATTTTGGATTTTAACTTCTTCATTCATCGAAGAAGAGCTAAAGAGATACTTAAAAGCATCTGCGAGGAAGGCTTAAATATCACTTGGGAGGCTAATATTAGAGTTGATCAAGTTTTGCATTTAGATGAAGAGCTTCTTCTTTATATGAAGAAGAGTGGGCTTGGTCTCTTATACCTTGGAGCTGAAAGTGGTTCTAATAAGATCCTTGATCTTATTCAGAAAGATATAACTTTCTCTGATATTGAAAGATGTAATACGATCTTAAAAAAATATGATATTCGACCTTCTTATTCTTTTATCGTGGGAATGATGAAAGAAGATGGCTTTAAAGACCTGGAGAAGACATTTGACTTAGTCTTAAGACTAAAGAATATTCATCCTAACTGTCTCATCTCTATTCATCATTACTCTCCCTGGCCTGGAACTTATGGTTTTGAAATGGCTAAAGAGCATGGATTTAAACCTCCTTTAAATCTTTTAGAATGGACTAAGTTTAAGACAGAAGAGGTAGTGGTGCCCTGGACTAACCTTAGGTACGAAATGAAGGTAGTGAGGTTTTTTCAATACTATCTGGAGATCTTATATCCTCCCTTCTCTACTCTTAAGCTGGTAAAAAAATTTAAATTAGAATTTGTTTATAATTTTCTGAAATTAACTACTTCGTTAAGGATAAAGTATAAATTCTACCACCTTGATCTTATTTGGGGTTTAATCTTAATTTACAAGCTGTTAAAGAAATGCTATAAAAAGATTAAGTATTACTTTTTATTTAAGGGTTACCATGAAAGTTGCTAA